Proteins encoded within one genomic window of Alphaproteobacteria bacterium HT1-32:
- the tenA gene encoding thiaminase II, with the protein MSTAAFDRLKGVCRKDWDAYITHDFVRGIARGDLPAAKFRHYLEQDYLFLIQFARAYALAIYKSDSLARMRQARGGLEAILDIEIGLHVEFCAGWGIGEERLESIPEHPACMAYTRYVLERGMAGNLADLHMALAPCILGYGEVAQWILQWPETRRDGNPYQAWIDMYSGNEYAEVAAAESRMLDELTSEVTPDGQQWKSWEKTFTDATRLEVGFWDMGLE; encoded by the coding sequence ATGAGCACGGCTGCCTTTGACCGCCTGAAGGGTGTCTGCCGTAAGGATTGGGATGCCTATATCACCCACGATTTTGTCAGGGGCATTGCCAGAGGCGATCTTCCGGCAGCCAAATTCCGGCATTATCTGGAGCAGGACTATCTGTTCCTGATCCAGTTTGCCCGTGCTTATGCGCTGGCCATCTACAAGTCCGACAGCCTGGCGCGCATGCGCCAGGCCAGAGGCGGGCTGGAGGCGATACTGGATATCGAGATCGGTCTGCATGTCGAGTTCTGTGCCGGCTGGGGCATCGGGGAAGAACGGCTGGAAAGCATTCCGGAGCACCCGGCCTGCATGGCCTATACGCGCTATGTGCTGGAACGCGGCATGGCGGGCAATCTCGCTGATCTGCATATGGCTCTGGCTCCCTGCATTCTGGGCTATGGCGAGGTCGCGCAATGGATTTTGCAATGGCCGGAAACCAGACGCGACGGTAACCCCTATCAGGCATGGATTGATATGTATTCGGGTAACGAATATGCGGAAGTTGCTGCCGCCGAATCCCGGATGCTTGATGAACTGACATCCGAAGTCACGCCTGACGGCCAGCAGTGGAAAAGCTGGGAGAAGACATTCACGGATGCAACCCGGCTTGAAGTCGGATTCTGGGATATGGGGCTGGAATAA
- a CDS encoding TSUP family transporter produces MENFIYLPPELSPLGAVVLIGVSLLTSFISAALSLGGGTIMVAVMAVLLPPTALIPVHGIVQLGSNGGRAALLLKHIDIWSLWPFFVGTLIGVAIGGAVFVNIAPWAIEAGIGLFILWTVFGKMPSLGGRYLIGSGIFSAVLTMFFGATGPFISAIVKTMKLDPVAHTGTHAIMMTAQHLLKVVAFGVLGFTFAPYIPLIVAMVVCGQIGTVIGKRMLIKSGKTYFKPFLSGLLTILALRLLWTGLEGYLGRSLF; encoded by the coding sequence ATGGAAAACTTTATTTATCTCCCGCCTGAACTCAGCCCGCTTGGGGCGGTGGTTCTGATTGGCGTCAGTCTCCTTACCTCCTTCATTTCGGCAGCTCTCAGTCTTGGTGGTGGCACGATCATGGTTGCGGTCATGGCCGTGCTGCTGCCGCCGACGGCGCTCATCCCGGTGCATGGTATTGTCCAGCTTGGCTCGAACGGTGGCCGGGCCGCATTACTGCTGAAGCATATTGATATCTGGTCACTCTGGCCGTTCTTTGTCGGTACGCTGATCGGCGTGGCGATTGGCGGGGCGGTATTTGTGAATATCGCACCCTGGGCGATTGAGGCGGGTATCGGGCTGTTCATTCTGTGGACAGTGTTCGGAAAGATGCCTTCCCTGGGAGGGCGCTACCTGATCGGCAGCGGTATCTTCTCTGCGGTTCTCACCATGTTCTTCGGTGCAACCGGGCCGTTTATTTCCGCTATCGTCAAAACCATGAAGCTGGACCCGGTCGCGCATACGGGCACACATGCGATCATGATGACCGCCCAGCATCTGCTGAAGGTGGTGGCGTTCGGTGTTCTGGGATTTACCTTCGCCCCCTATATCCCGCTGATCGTCGCGATGGTGGTCTGCGGTCAGATCGGTACGGTGATTGGCAAGCGCATGCTGATCAAATCGGGCAAGACCTATTTCAAGCCGTTCCTCAGTGGTTTGCTGACTATTCTGGCGCTGCGTCTGCTCTGGACGGGGCTCGAAGGTTATCTCGGACGTTCGCTGTTTTAA
- a CDS encoding CoA transferase, with amino-acid sequence MTADNRPMSGLRVLDIASFIAAPFAAAIMGEFGADVIKIELPTGGDPWRRYGTPTEQPNSSLAWLTEARNKRSITLNLRDPRGSELFKRMVAEADVVVENFRPGTLEKWGLGWDVLSAINPGLVLLRVSGYGQTGPYRDRPGFARIAHAYGGLTHLAGNPGETPVTPGSTSLADYMTGMNGCIGVLMALRHRDATGEGQVVDCALYESIFRALDEIAPRYARDGFVRAPEGSGTVNACPHGHFPTGDGKFMAIACTTDKMFERLCIAMNRPDLATAYGKQPDRLAGRETVLAEVIAWTTSMDRDQVIEICTENGVPAGAVNSIADIFEDPHFRDRGTLTTVDVPGVGDVVVPGVVPRLSKTPGEVTSLGPVLGDANDAVYGDWLGLSDEERKTLKAEGVI; translated from the coding sequence ATGACTGCTGATAACCGACCGATGTCCGGTCTTCGTGTCCTTGATATCGCCAGTTTCATTGCTGCCCCGTTTGCGGCGGCAATCATGGGAGAGTTCGGCGCGGATGTTATCAAGATCGAACTGCCGACGGGTGGTGATCCCTGGCGGCGTTATGGTACGCCCACGGAACAGCCAAACAGTTCGCTGGCCTGGCTGACCGAAGCGCGGAACAAAAGGTCGATCACGCTTAACCTGCGCGACCCGCGTGGCAGCGAACTGTTCAAGCGTATGGTGGCCGAGGCCGATGTGGTGGTGGAAAATTTCCGCCCCGGAACATTGGAGAAATGGGGGCTGGGCTGGGATGTGCTGAGTGCCATAAATCCCGGGCTCGTTCTGCTCCGCGTCTCCGGTTATGGCCAGACCGGTCCTTATCGTGACCGGCCGGGTTTTGCCCGTATTGCCCATGCCTATGGCGGGCTCACACATCTGGCCGGTAACCCCGGTGAGACACCGGTAACGCCGGGGTCAACGTCACTGGCCGATTACATGACCGGTATGAACGGCTGCATCGGTGTGCTGATGGCGCTGCGACACCGGGATGCAACAGGCGAAGGGCAGGTTGTCGATTGCGCCCTGTATGAAAGCATTTTCCGGGCGCTGGACGAAATTGCACCACGTTATGCCCGTGACGGGTTTGTCCGTGCACCGGAAGGCTCGGGCACCGTGAATGCATGCCCGCATGGCCATTTCCCGACAGGCGACGGCAAGTTTATGGCGATTGCCTGCACAACGGACAAAATGTTCGAGCGGCTTTGCATTGCGATGAACAGACCGGACCTTGCCACGGCTTATGGCAAGCAGCCGGACCGGCTGGCAGGGCGTGAAACCGTGCTGGCGGAGGTGATTGCCTGGACCACCTCGATGGACCGGGATCAGGTCATCGAAATCTGTACCGAGAATGGCGTTCCCGCCGGTGCCGTCAATTCCATCGCCGACATCTTCGAAGATCCGCATTTCAGGGACCGGGGTACCCTGACGACCGTTGATGTGCCGGGTGTGGGTGATGTGGTTGTACCGGGTGTGGTGCCCCGTCTGTCAAAGACACCGGGGGAAGTGACTTCGCTCGGGCCTGTGCTTGGCGATGCCAATGACGCTGTATATGGCGACTGGCTTGGTCTGAGCGATGAGGAGCGGAAGACGCTCAAGGCAGAGGGAGTGATTTAG
- a CDS encoding methyltransferase domain-containing protein, which yields MKETSKAIQRRLHDPNFANRYFIGVGLDILGGNDPLGLYNELFPKLKSVRAWGPDDGNVQTLADLKDESFNFVHCVQALARVEDPKQALANWFRVLKPGGHLVLTLPDEDLYEQGRFPSTFAPGHRWTFTIHKTKSWSPRSINLLDTVVRISPAVEIVKVELLNATYRYKLPRFDQTLTPTGESSIELILRKRPQTELDFGGHSPRPGEVNEKLAGLLTGLPVKR from the coding sequence ATGAAGGAAACTTCAAAAGCCATTCAGAGACGGCTGCATGACCCGAACTTTGCCAACCGTTATTTCATTGGTGTCGGGCTTGATATCCTCGGTGGAAACGATCCGCTCGGCCTCTACAACGAGCTGTTTCCGAAACTGAAAAGCGTCCGTGCCTGGGGCCCGGATGACGGCAATGTCCAGACTCTGGCCGACCTGAAGGATGAAAGCTTCAATTTCGTTCACTGCGTTCAGGCGCTGGCCCGTGTCGAAGATCCGAAACAGGCATTGGCCAACTGGTTCAGGGTCCTGAAACCGGGCGGGCATCTGGTGCTGACCCTGCCCGATGAAGATCTGTATGAACAGGGCCGTTTTCCGTCAACCTTCGCCCCCGGACATCGCTGGACTTTCACAATCCACAAGACCAAAAGCTGGAGCCCGCGCTCCATCAACCTGCTGGATACGGTCGTGCGTATTTCACCGGCGGTCGAAATCGTGAAAGTGGAACTGCTGAACGCCACCTATCGCTATAAACTGCCCCGATTCGACCAGACCCTGACGCCGACCGGCGAATCTTCAATTGAACTGATCCTGCGCAAGCGCCCTCAGACAGAACTCGACTTCGGCGGACATTCTCCACGTCCGGGTGAGGTAAACGAGAAACTGGCGGGGCTGCTGACCGGGCTTCCCGTAAAGCGCTAA
- a CDS encoding SDR family NAD(P)-dependent oxidoreductase → MSLDGRIALITGASRGIGAATARRLARDGAHVILVARTVGALEEVDDDIQSAGGSATLVPLDLREHDKIDHMAASIYERWKKLDILVGNAGILGELTPVSHLAPKIWDSILQVNVTANWRLLRVFHPLLLQSDAGRAVFMTSGYSGGSQPFFGAYAAGQAALESLVRTHAMETAETSVRTNLFAPLPARTALRASGFPGEPESRQVHPDQVVEQLMPLLQPDWQKNGEVVSMIAPAPTGG, encoded by the coding sequence ATGTCTCTCGACGGCCGGATTGCCCTGATCACCGGGGCCTCTCGTGGTATTGGTGCCGCAACCGCCAGGCGGCTGGCCCGTGACGGTGCGCATGTCATCCTTGTAGCCCGTACCGTCGGCGCACTGGAAGAAGTCGACGATGATATTCAGTCCGCCGGCGGATCAGCAACGCTCGTCCCGCTCGACCTGCGCGAGCATGACAAGATCGACCATATGGCCGCATCAATCTACGAGCGCTGGAAGAAACTTGATATTCTGGTCGGCAATGCCGGTATTCTGGGTGAACTGACCCCGGTTTCCCATCTCGCACCAAAGATCTGGGACTCTATCCTGCAGGTTAATGTCACCGCGAACTGGCGGCTTTTGCGAGTCTTCCATCCCCTGCTTCTGCAATCCGATGCCGGTCGTGCTGTCTTCATGACCTCTGGCTACAGCGGTGGCTCCCAGCCCTTCTTCGGGGCCTATGCGGCAGGACAGGCGGCGCTCGAAAGCCTGGTCAGAACCCATGCTATGGAAACAGCGGAAACCAGCGTCCGCACCAACCTGTTTGCCCCCTTGCCAGCCCGCACTGCCCTGCGCGCCTCCGGCTTCCCCGGCGAGCCGGAAAGCCGGCAGGTTCATCCGGATCAGGTTGTCGAACAGCTGATGCCGCTGCTACAGCCGGACTGGCAGAAAAACGGCGAGGTTGTCAGCATGATAGCCCCCGCCCCGACAGGGGGGTAA
- a CDS encoding amidophosphoribosyltransferase: MTGHTNPFDDDKLHEECGVFGILGHVDASALTALGLHALQHRGQEASGIVSYNHENGQYYTHRGLGHVADNFGRDDVIKQLPGACSIGHNRYATTGDTILRNVQPLFAELSFGGFAVCHNGNLTNSIDLRKRLVKRGCIFQSTMDTETIIHLVAISEQTSVVDRIIDATRQIEGAYSFLAMTDTALVGVRDPHGVRPLILGQLDGAYLLTSETCALDIIGADYIRDIDPGEMVVITETGIQSIKPFPKQKHRFCIFEYIYFARPDSVLEGKSVYDARTHIGAELSRESSVEADVVIPVPDSGVPAAIGYAHESGIPFELGIIRNHYVGRTFIEPTDNIRHLGVKLKHNANRAIIEGKRVILVDDSIVRGTTSRKIVEMVRRAGAAEVHMRISSPPTAHPCYYGIDTPEKEELMASRFDLAGMAREIGVDSLAYISMDGLYRAMGEAGRNNESPQFCDACFSGEYPITVFDRKSGKAPAQLSLLSERS, encoded by the coding sequence ATGACAGGCCATACCAACCCCTTCGACGATGACAAGCTGCATGAAGAATGCGGCGTGTTCGGCATTTTAGGCCATGTCGATGCCTCTGCGCTGACCGCTCTTGGTCTGCACGCCCTGCAGCACCGGGGACAGGAAGCTTCCGGCATTGTCTCCTACAATCACGAAAATGGTCAGTATTACACCCACCGGGGCCTAGGCCATGTCGCAGACAACTTCGGTCGCGACGATGTCATCAAGCAACTCCCCGGGGCCTGTTCAATCGGCCATAACCGGTATGCCACAACCGGCGATACGATCCTGCGGAATGTCCAGCCGCTGTTTGCCGAACTCAGCTTCGGCGGTTTCGCGGTCTGCCATAACGGCAACCTCACCAATTCCATCGATCTGCGTAAACGTCTTGTGAAACGCGGCTGCATCTTCCAGTCGACAATGGATACGGAGACCATCATTCACCTGGTCGCCATCAGCGAACAGACGAGCGTCGTCGACCGTATCATTGACGCAACCCGCCAGATTGAAGGTGCCTATTCCTTTCTTGCCATGACCGATACGGCTCTGGTCGGGGTACGTGATCCGCACGGTGTCCGCCCGCTGATTCTCGGACAGCTGGATGGCGCTTACCTGCTGACATCCGAGACCTGTGCGCTCGACATCATCGGCGCCGACTATATCCGCGATATTGATCCCGGCGAAATGGTGGTCATCACCGAAACCGGCATTCAGTCCATCAAGCCCTTTCCGAAACAGAAGCACCGTTTCTGCATATTCGAATATATCTACTTTGCCCGACCCGACAGCGTCCTTGAGGGAAAGTCTGTCTATGATGCACGCACGCATATCGGTGCCGAACTTTCCCGCGAAAGCAGTGTCGAGGCTGATGTTGTCATCCCCGTCCCCGATTCAGGCGTCCCTGCGGCAATCGGCTATGCCCATGAATCCGGTATCCCCTTCGAACTTGGCATCATCCGTAATCATTATGTCGGACGAACCTTCATCGAACCGACAGACAATATCCGTCATCTTGGTGTGAAGCTGAAACATAACGCCAACCGGGCGATCATCGAAGGCAAGCGGGTCATTCTGGTTGATGATTCAATCGTTCGCGGCACCACCTCCCGCAAGATTGTCGAGATGGTACGTCGCGCCGGAGCGGCAGAAGTACATATGCGTATTTCCAGCCCGCCAACCGCGCATCCCTGCTATTACGGAATCGACACACCGGAGAAAGAGGAACTGATGGCCTCTCGCTTTGATCTGGCCGGCATGGCACGCGAAATCGGCGTCGACAGCCTCGCCTATATCTCCATGGACGGACTGTATCGTGCCATGGGCGAGGCCGGTCGAAACAATGAAAGCCCGCAATTCTGTGATGCCTGCTTCAGCGGCGAATATCCGATCACGGTTTTTGACCGCAAGTCCGGCAAGGCACCGGCCCAATTGTCCCTGCTGTCGGAGCGATCCTGA
- a CDS encoding CvpA family protein translates to MSNWPDHIVDIAVLVLIVLSGGLAFFRGFVHEVLAVAGWVGAIFAAWYGYGELSPYLQELIANKKTADIAAGIILFVVTLALLSLFTRAVSRRVQESALNAVDRSLGFLFGIVRGGVIVCLGWMLISWTIPPEDQPGWLTNTRTAPLAEKGAKILRGLAPNSERAGAKAADDAKSKLKGALDGGRLFEQLVVPPPAKGKDEAQGGYSSDDRKKADELMKQTQ, encoded by the coding sequence ATGAGTAACTGGCCCGACCATATCGTCGATATCGCCGTTCTGGTGCTGATCGTCTTATCCGGCGGTCTGGCCTTTTTTCGCGGTTTCGTGCACGAAGTTCTGGCTGTCGCCGGCTGGGTTGGTGCCATATTCGCTGCCTGGTATGGCTATGGCGAACTTTCCCCCTATCTACAGGAACTGATTGCCAACAAGAAGACGGCAGACATTGCAGCCGGGATCATCCTTTTTGTTGTGACTCTGGCGCTGTTATCGCTGTTCACCCGTGCGGTTTCACGCCGGGTGCAGGAAAGCGCCCTGAATGCAGTCGACCGGTCACTGGGCTTTCTGTTCGGTATTGTCCGCGGCGGCGTCATTGTCTGTCTCGGCTGGATGCTCATCAGCTGGACCATTCCGCCTGAGGATCAGCCGGGCTGGCTGACCAACACCCGCACGGCCCCCCTGGCGGAAAAAGGCGCTAAAATCCTGCGCGGGCTGGCACCGAACAGCGAACGTGCGGGCGCCAAAGCGGCAGATGACGCGAAGAGCAAGCTGAAGGGCGCACTTGATGGCGGCAGGCTGTTTGAACAGCTCGTCGTACCACCTCCCGCCAAAGGCAAGGACGAAGCACAGGGCGGATACAGTTCAGACGACCGCAAAAAAGCCGACGAACTGATGAAGCAAACGCAGTAA
- the radA gene encoding DNA repair protein RadA has protein sequence MKKSASRYVCQECGASTTRWAGRCDGCGAWNSIVEEAVPETVPKGLGKTKGRRINLVPLSGASATEPRRPTGISELDRVSGGGLVPGSAILIGGDPGIGKSTLLLQAAAQASRNSRAIYISGEEAIDQIRMRAFRLGLSDAPLELAAATNVRDIIATLQEGPAPSVVIIDSIQTMFLDNLDSAPGTVAQVRSSAAELVRIAKRVGFALFLVGHVTKDGGIAGPRVLEHMVDTVMYFEGDRSHQFRILRAVKNRFGPTDEIGVFEMSEGGLGEVANPSEIFLGDRDSKVSGACVFAGMEGSRPVLVEIQALVASSSLGTPRRAVVGWDSGRLAMILAVLEARCGLALGGCDVYLNVAGGYRISEPAADLAVAAALVSAQADCAMPERTVVFGEIGLGGEVRAVGRADARLREAAKLGFERAVTPDMKKNKVKSTDGIALETVSHVADLVASIAQRAGGLRQSESDYE, from the coding sequence ATGAAAAAATCCGCCTCCCGTTATGTCTGTCAGGAGTGCGGTGCCAGCACGACCCGGTGGGCAGGTCGCTGTGACGGATGTGGTGCCTGGAACAGTATCGTTGAAGAAGCTGTGCCGGAGACCGTCCCGAAAGGACTGGGCAAGACAAAGGGACGCCGGATCAACCTGGTGCCATTGAGTGGGGCCTCTGCCACAGAACCACGACGACCGACCGGCATTTCAGAGCTGGACCGCGTCAGCGGCGGCGGACTTGTCCCCGGATCAGCCATTCTGATCGGAGGCGATCCCGGCATCGGCAAATCAACCCTGCTGCTGCAGGCGGCTGCACAGGCTTCAAGAAACTCCCGTGCCATCTATATTTCCGGTGAGGAAGCGATAGACCAGATCCGGATGCGGGCCTTTCGTCTGGGGCTTTCCGATGCACCGCTCGAACTGGCTGCCGCAACGAATGTCCGCGACATCATTGCAACCCTGCAGGAAGGCCCTGCCCCATCGGTTGTCATCATCGATTCCATCCAGACCATGTTCCTCGACAATCTCGACTCTGCGCCCGGCACGGTTGCCCAGGTACGGTCGTCAGCCGCTGAACTGGTCCGCATTGCCAAGCGCGTGGGTTTCGCCCTGTTTCTGGTTGGTCATGTCACCAAAGACGGCGGCATTGCCGGCCCCCGGGTACTGGAACATATGGTCGATACCGTCATGTATTTTGAAGGCGACCGGTCGCACCAGTTTCGTATCCTCCGGGCCGTAAAAAACCGATTCGGCCCGACAGACGAGATCGGCGTTTTCGAAATGTCCGAAGGCGGGCTTGGCGAAGTCGCCAATCCATCCGAAATATTTCTCGGCGACCGGGATTCGAAAGTCAGCGGAGCCTGCGTCTTTGCCGGTATGGAAGGCAGCCGCCCTGTCCTTGTGGAAATTCAGGCACTTGTGGCCTCATCTTCCCTCGGAACACCGCGCCGGGCCGTTGTCGGATGGGATTCCGGACGACTGGCCATGATCCTGGCGGTGCTTGAAGCCCGCTGCGGCCTTGCCCTTGGCGGGTGTGACGTATATCTGAACGTCGCCGGTGGCTATCGCATCAGCGAACCTGCTGCAGATCTTGCCGTTGCTGCGGCTCTGGTCAGTGCACAGGCTGATTGCGCGATGCCGGAACGGACCGTCGTTTTCGGTGAAATCGGCCTCGGCGGCGAAGTCCGTGCTGTCGGACGCGCCGACGCAAGATTACGGGAAGCGGCGAAACTCGGCTTTGAAAGGGCAGTCACGCCGGATATGAAGAAAAACAAAGTCAAATCCACGGACGGAATTGCCCTGGAAACCGTCAGCCATGTTGCCGATCTGGTCGCCAGCATAGCCCAGCGCGCCGGTGGCCTGCGACAGAGTGAATCCGATTATGAGTAA
- a CDS encoding ATP-binding cassette domain-containing protein, whose product MTDQPKIDIRGLHKSFGKKKVLRGVDLSIGNGESVAIIGGSGSGKSVTLKCLLGLLQADEGEILIDGEDITAATGTAHDAMMSRIGVLFQGAALFDSLPVWENVGFGLIAEKGMRRKDAREVAIEKMALVGLAPDLADRSPADLSGGMQKRAGLARAIATEPEIVLFDEPTTGLDPLMADVINDLIADCVVDLGITALTITHDMRSAAAIADRVAMLYEGQITWSGPVKDLRDSGNPVMDQFIRGDVDGPIRVLGHS is encoded by the coding sequence ATGACTGATCAGCCCAAAATAGACATCCGGGGGCTGCACAAGTCATTCGGCAAAAAGAAGGTCCTGCGTGGTGTCGACCTGTCCATCGGGAATGGCGAATCGGTCGCCATCATCGGTGGCTCCGGCTCTGGCAAATCGGTCACCCTGAAATGCCTGCTGGGGCTGTTACAGGCTGATGAAGGTGAAATCCTGATTGATGGTGAGGATATCACCGCCGCAACCGGCACCGCACATGACGCCATGATGTCTCGGATCGGCGTGCTGTTTCAGGGGGCCGCTTTGTTTGATTCACTGCCGGTCTGGGAGAATGTCGGGTTTGGCCTGATCGCGGAAAAGGGGATGCGCCGCAAGGATGCCCGTGAAGTGGCTATTGAAAAGATGGCGCTTGTCGGACTGGCTCCGGATCTTGCAGACAGATCGCCTGCTGATCTGTCTGGCGGTATGCAGAAACGCGCCGGGCTGGCGCGGGCCATTGCAACCGAACCTGAAATCGTTCTGTTCGATGAACCAACGACCGGTCTTGATCCGCTGATGGCTGACGTCATCAACGATCTGATTGCAGACTGCGTTGTGGATCTCGGCATTACCGCGCTGACCATTACTCATGACATGCGCAGTGCTGCTGCCATCGCAGACCGGGTGGCCATGCTTTATGAGGGCCAGATCACCTGGAGTGGCCCGGTCAAGGATCTCCGCGACAGCGGTAATCCGGTTATGGACCAGTTCATCCGCGGCGATGTGGATGGTCCGATCCGGGTTCTGGGGCATTCATGA
- a CDS encoding MlaE family lipid ABC transporter permease subunit has translation MNPLAPIGRIFIAFLAAIGRISVFTIIALSHCVRPPFYFRHIGRQMLDIGYFSLPVVGLTALFSGMVLALQSYTGFGSIASEASVSRIVVLSVTRELAPVLAGLMVAGRIGAAMAAEIGTMRVTEQIDALTTLSTQPMKYLVAPRIIAGLTMMPFLILIADIIGVFGGYVVAVYKLGFNPAVYISGTWDALEGIGVISGLVKAAAFGFLVALMGCYHGYYSKGGAQGVGAATTSAVVSASILILVFNYIITELFFGA, from the coding sequence ATGAACCCGCTGGCGCCAATTGGCCGAATTTTCATCGCCTTTCTGGCCGCAATCGGCCGGATTTCGGTTTTCACCATCATTGCCCTTTCGCACTGCGTCCGGCCGCCGTTCTATTTCCGGCATATCGGCCGGCAGATGCTGGATATCGGCTATTTCTCACTGCCTGTCGTCGGGTTGACGGCACTGTTCTCCGGCATGGTTCTGGCGCTGCAAAGCTATACAGGTTTTGGCAGCATCGCCTCCGAAGCTTCCGTCTCCAGAATTGTTGTGCTGTCTGTCACCCGTGAACTTGCCCCGGTGCTGGCCGGTCTGATGGTTGCGGGCCGCATCGGCGCTGCCATGGCGGCAGAGATTGGCACCATGCGGGTTACCGAACAGATCGACGCACTGACCACGCTTTCAACTCAGCCCATGAAATATCTCGTTGCGCCGAGAATTATAGCCGGGCTGACCATGATGCCCTTCCTGATCCTGATCGCCGATATCATCGGAGTGTTCGGCGGGTATGTCGTGGCCGTCTATAAACTGGGCTTCAACCCTGCCGTCTATATCTCCGGCACATGGGATGCCCTTGAAGGTATCGGCGTTATTTCCGGACTGGTGAAGGCTGCCGCTTTCGGCTTTCTGGTCGCCCTGATGGGCTGTTACCACGGCTATTACTCCAAAGGTGGCGCCCAGGGTGTCGGTGCGGCGACTACATCCGCCGTGGTTTCCGCATCTATCCTGATTCTGGTGTTCAACTACATCATCACCGAACTCTTCTTCGGCGCCTGA
- the alr gene encoding alanine racemase — translation MITSGPANDIAGAFLTIDLDAIAANWRQLQGRTAPAECGAVVKANAYGLGIEHVAPVLWDAGCRTFFVAHIHEGIQLREILPEAGITVLNGLIPGTAPVFLEHKLTPTLNSLDEISNWARLGRMRSGLAGWIHVDTGMSRLGLDEQEAKTLIAEPDRLTGLSPVGLMTHLACADMPDHPTNELQRQAFNSYRQALPMCRTSFANSSGLFLGNEFTSDVSRPGVALYGVNPTAEKTNPMRQVVELHGKILQVRQIDTPRPVGYGSAFEAPEGSVLATVAVGYADGFLRALSGAAVGFIDGMEVPMVGRVSMDTIIFDITAVPERHRKVGQLIELIGPNQPLDAIAGRAGTIGYEILTSLGERYHRHYRTSDSQ, via the coding sequence ATGATTACTTCCGGTCCCGCAAATGACATCGCCGGGGCGTTTCTTACCATCGACCTGGACGCCATTGCGGCGAACTGGCGCCAGCTTCAGGGCCGGACAGCACCGGCGGAATGTGGTGCCGTGGTCAAGGCGAACGCCTATGGCCTCGGGATCGAACATGTTGCCCCCGTATTGTGGGATGCCGGCTGCCGGACCTTCTTTGTGGCGCATATTCACGAAGGCATACAGTTGCGGGAAATTCTGCCGGAGGCCGGTATCACCGTCCTGAATGGACTGATACCCGGCACGGCACCGGTTTTTCTTGAGCATAAACTGACACCAACCCTGAACAGTCTGGATGAAATCTCAAACTGGGCCCGCCTTGGCCGGATGCGCAGCGGGCTGGCCGGATGGATACATGTCGATACCGGCATGTCCCGGCTGGGGCTTGATGAGCAGGAAGCAAAAACCCTGATTGCTGAGCCTGACCGCCTGACCGGCCTCTCTCCGGTCGGACTGATGACCCATCTGGCCTGCGCCGACATGCCTGACCATCCGACGAATGAACTCCAGCGGCAGGCGTTCAACAGCTACCGGCAGGCATTGCCGATGTGCAGAACCAGCTTTGCCAATTCCTCCGGCCTGTTTCTGGGCAATGAATTCACCAGCGATGTCTCCCGGCCCGGGGTTGCCCTCTACGGCGTCAACCCGACAGCGGAAAAGACCAACCCGATGCGGCAAGTTGTTGAACTTCATGGGAAAATACTTCAGGTCCGTCAAATTGACACCCCCCGGCCCGTTGGATATGGTTCCGCCTTCGAAGCGCCGGAAGGCTCTGTACTTGCAACCGTTGCGGTTGGCTATGCAGATGGTTTCCTCCGTGCGCTGAGCGGTGCGGCGGTTGGGTTCATTGATGGTATGGAAGTGCCAATGGTTGGTCGTGTATCCATGGATACCATCATCTTTGACATTACCGCAGTTCCCGAACGCCACAGGAAAGTCGGACAGCTGATCGAACTGATCGGCCCGAACCAGCCTCTCGACGCCATTGCCGGACGTGCCGGCACTATCGGCTACGAAATACTGACATCCCTCGGCGAACGATATCATCGCCATTACCGGACATCTGATTCTCAATGA